From Waddliaceae bacterium, a single genomic window includes:
- a CDS encoding transketolase yields MDTNFGEAAESHLDADVKSILGKVANTIRHLSIDAIQHANSGHPGLPLGCAELGAYLYGHVLRHNPKNPLWANRDRFILSAGHGSALLYSCLHLSGFDLSLEDVKSFRQLHAKTPGHPEYSLSHGIETTSGPLGQGIANGVGQALGLKVLAEKFNTEDHTIFDSKVFVLAGDGCFMEGINHEACSLAGHLCLDNLVVLYDSNKICLDGPLSETCSEDTKKRFESYGWEVYTVDGYDFDAMNSCVETIRSKQQRPALVLVDTIIGKGSPSKAGTHKVHGSPLGDDEVSAVKESLGLPAEDFFVPQAVKNFFADKLDRDAKKEAAWNETFVAWKAENPDLFHEFESMSKKILPESIENKLKALEMKSPLAGRKASHAVVNMLTEMMPYIYGGSADLSCSDMTMFEKFGVIASGNFGGRNIKYGVREFAMGAIATGLAQTTMILPFCGTFLVFSDYMRNAIRLAAMQKLPVIYQFTHDSVFLGEDGPTHQPVEHLASLRAMPGLYVIRPADNNEVKMSWLAALRHEGPTALILSRQSLPLLEGTGVGYDEGVGRGAYIVEKEEEGPIDFTFFATGSEVSLAINIAAELRRQDKNVRIVSMPCWELFEKQPAEYKASVVGGDIGKRVSFEAGSDMGWHRYVGSDGITISVEGFGTSAPMHDIAGEYGFTVESILDRIL; encoded by the coding sequence ATGGACACCAATTTCGGTGAGGCTGCCGAGTCTCATCTTGATGCCGACGTTAAATCTATCCTCGGAAAGGTTGCCAACACCATCCGCCATCTTTCTATCGACGCCATCCAGCATGCCAATTCTGGACACCCTGGCCTTCCTTTAGGCTGTGCAGAGCTTGGCGCGTATCTTTATGGCCATGTTCTTCGCCACAACCCCAAGAACCCTCTATGGGCCAACCGCGACCGTTTTATTTTATCTGCTGGTCATGGCAGTGCTTTGTTATATTCGTGTCTTCATCTTTCTGGCTTTGATCTTTCTCTTGAAGACGTCAAGAGCTTCCGTCAGCTACATGCTAAGACTCCTGGGCATCCGGAATATTCTTTATCTCATGGTATCGAGACGACGTCAGGGCCTTTGGGTCAGGGCATCGCCAATGGTGTTGGCCAGGCTTTAGGTTTGAAGGTCCTTGCTGAGAAGTTCAACACCGAAGATCATACTATCTTCGACAGCAAGGTTTTCGTCCTTGCTGGTGACGGATGTTTTATGGAAGGCATCAACCATGAAGCGTGTTCTCTCGCTGGACATCTTTGTCTCGACAATCTTGTTGTTCTTTATGACAGCAACAAGATATGCCTCGACGGCCCTCTTTCAGAGACGTGTTCGGAAGACACCAAGAAGCGCTTCGAAAGCTACGGCTGGGAAGTTTATACTGTCGACGGCTACGACTTCGACGCCATGAATTCTTGTGTTGAAACGATACGCTCTAAACAACAGCGCCCTGCCCTTGTTCTTGTCGATACTATCATCGGCAAAGGCTCTCCTTCTAAAGCTGGCACTCACAAAGTCCATGGTTCCCCTCTTGGTGATGACGAAGTGTCTGCGGTAAAAGAGTCTCTTGGCCTTCCTGCCGAAGACTTCTTCGTCCCTCAGGCTGTGAAGAATTTCTTCGCCGACAAGCTCGACCGCGACGCCAAGAAAGAAGCTGCCTGGAATGAGACCTTCGTGGCGTGGAAAGCTGAAAACCCTGATCTTTTCCATGAATTCGAGTCTATGTCGAAGAAGATTCTTCCCGAAAGCATAGAAAACAAGCTCAAGGCTTTAGAGATGAAAAGTCCTCTCGCTGGGCGTAAGGCATCGCATGCTGTCGTCAATATGCTTACTGAGATGATGCCATATATTTATGGTGGTTCTGCTGATTTGTCGTGTTCTGATATGACGATGTTCGAGAAGTTCGGAGTTATAGCTTCTGGGAATTTCGGTGGCAGGAACATAAAATATGGTGTAAGGGAATTCGCCATGGGGGCGATAGCGACGGGTCTTGCACAGACGACGATGATACTGCCGTTCTGTGGGACGTTCCTTGTCTTCTCCGACTATATGCGTAACGCTATACGCCTTGCTGCTATGCAGAAGCTCCCCGTGATATACCAGTTTACCCACGATTCCGTCTTCCTCGGCGAGGACGGCCCGACGCACCAGCCTGTCGAGCATCTTGCCAGCCTAAGGGCTATGCCTGGTCTTTATGTGATACGCCCTGCCGATAATAATGAGGTGAAGATGTCATGGCTTGCGGCGCTACGCCACGAAGGCCCTACAGCGTTGATACTTTCTCGCCAGTCGCTTCCTCTTCTTGAAGGCACTGGCGTAGGTTATGATGAAGGCGTTGGTCGCGGAGCATATATCGTCGAAAAAGAAGAAGAAGGTCCTATAGATTTCACGTTTTTCGCGACGGGGTCGGAGGTTTCTCTTGCCATAAACATCGCTGCGGAGCTGCGTCGTCAGGATAAAAATGTACGTATCGTCTCTATGCCATGCTGGGAGCTTTTCGAGAAGCAGCCTGCGGAATATAAGGCTTCTGTCGTCGGTGGTGATATCGGTAAGCGTGTAAGCTTCGAAGCCGGCAGCGACATGGGATGGCATCGATATGTTGGCAGTGACGGCATAACGATAAGCGTCGAAGGCTTTGGGACGTCTGCACCGATGCATGACATCGCCGGAGAATACGGCTTCACCGTAGAGTCTATCCTTGATAGAATTTTGTGA
- a CDS encoding AAA family ATPase, whose amino-acid sequence MFDDLRKLSHRFLSITNSSYRRYIIRSINFDTRMSLIVGQRGVGKTTTLVQLLLDRVEGDIFDNRILYIQSDHFKIATMSLYEIAEEFSTLGGKWIAFDEVHKYPNWSNELKSIYDTFPELQIFASGSSALELYKGSHDLSRRAIRHYMNGMSFREYLELIYDIELQTYSLNDLCHTHERIAAEIIAKLSKQDQKVIPLFQQYLKNGYYPFFHELNDEALYKTVLEQNLHTTIESDIAAIFPTLTGNSIKKIKQLLIFIANAVPFTPNWKKIMSALEIGDDRTLKLYFKHLEDAGLIRCLSRASKKFSALESPEKVYLDNPNQIFAISSFDRFKKGTIRETFFLSMVSQQHGICLPKSGDFIVDDMYTFEVGGKNKTFHQISSTKDAYLACDDIEQGAGGKIPLWLFGFLY is encoded by the coding sequence ATGTTTGACGATTTACGTAAATTAAGCCATCGTTTTCTTTCGATAACCAATAGTTCTTATAGGCGCTATATTATTCGTTCTATTAATTTTGATACAAGGATGTCATTAATTGTTGGTCAGCGTGGCGTTGGCAAGACGACGACGTTAGTTCAGCTTTTACTTGACCGTGTTGAAGGTGATATTTTTGACAATAGAATTCTTTATATTCAATCAGATCATTTCAAAATAGCGACAATGTCGTTATATGAAATCGCTGAAGAGTTTAGCACTCTTGGTGGCAAGTGGATTGCTTTCGATGAAGTTCATAAATATCCAAATTGGTCTAATGAATTAAAAAGCATCTATGATACGTTTCCGGAGCTACAGATTTTTGCTTCAGGAAGTTCTGCTTTAGAATTGTACAAAGGCAGCCATGATCTTTCCCGTAGAGCTATACGACATTATATGAACGGCATGTCTTTTAGGGAATACTTAGAACTTATCTATGACATCGAGCTTCAAACATATTCATTGAATGACCTTTGCCATACCCATGAAAGGATTGCGGCAGAAATCATCGCGAAGTTAAGTAAGCAAGATCAGAAAGTGATACCTTTATTTCAGCAATATCTTAAGAATGGTTACTATCCATTTTTCCATGAATTAAATGATGAGGCTCTCTATAAAACGGTTTTGGAGCAGAATCTCCACACTACTATAGAATCCGATATCGCTGCGATATTTCCAACATTAACGGGGAATAGTATTAAAAAGATCAAGCAATTGCTTATTTTTATTGCCAATGCAGTACCATTCACACCTAACTGGAAAAAGATTATGTCCGCCCTTGAAATTGGCGATGATCGGACATTGAAGTTATATTTCAAGCACCTTGAAGACGCCGGATTAATACGATGTCTTTCTCGAGCCTCGAAAAAATTCAGCGCATTAGAATCTCCGGAAAAGGTTTATCTCGACAATCCCAACCAAATCTTTGCAATTTCATCTTTTGATCGCTTTAAGAAAGGGACTATTCGTGAAACCTTTTTTCTTTCGATGGTCTCTCAACAGCATGGTATTTGCTTACCAAAAAGTGGAGACTTTATTGTCGATGACATGTACACATTTGAGGTTGGAGGCAAGAATAAAACATTTCATCAGATATCATCAACGAAGGATGCATACCTTGCATGTGATGACATAGAACAAGGCGCCGGCGGGAAAATCCCCCTGTGGCTATTTGGATTCCTATATTAA
- a CDS encoding 2Fe-2S iron-sulfur cluster binding domain-containing protein yields the protein MVSITINGKKIDVAEGTTILAAAKEAHIIIPTLCFLEEFEAVGACRLCVVEIEGENKLAAACSRNIAEGMVINTHSPRVRKSRRMVVELLMANHAADCFTCERNQICELLKVSNDLGLKDIRFDAPREEKPLDTTSPSLVRDPNKCILCGRCMRVCSDVQTVNAIGFAGRGTGTTVATFMEEGLGNVECVTCGQCIHACPVGALKEQTCVDEVWKALDDDKKHVVVQEAPAVRAALGEELGLPEGTLVSGKMHTALKMLGFDAVFDTNFSADLTIIEEGSELLDIVAGKIKKPLPLITSCSPGWIKFMEHFYPDLVDHVSSCKSPQQMFGTLAKTYYPEQTKKNPADIVSVSIMPCTAKKFEADRPEMNDSGYKDVDYVLTTRELARMIREAGIDFATIEDSEAEPLMGEYTGAGTIFGATGGVMEAALRTAYKLVTGEELADVNIIPVRGLEGVKDATIPVGDLDVKVAVAHGLGNARVLLDQIRAGESPYHFIEIMACPGGCVGGGGQPIGYDMCLRGKRADVLYNEDENLPCRCSHHNPSVTKIYEDFLEKPLGEKSHHLLHTTYTERNRV from the coding sequence ATGGTATCTATCACGATAAACGGAAAAAAGATCGACGTCGCCGAAGGGACGACGATATTGGCAGCAGCGAAAGAAGCACATATCATCATACCAACGCTATGCTTCCTCGAAGAATTCGAGGCAGTAGGAGCTTGTAGGTTATGTGTTGTAGAGATAGAAGGGGAGAATAAGCTGGCAGCGGCATGCTCGCGAAACATAGCGGAAGGAATGGTAATAAATACACATTCGCCACGGGTAAGAAAATCGCGACGTATGGTGGTAGAACTCCTCATGGCAAACCACGCAGCTGATTGCTTCACCTGCGAGCGTAACCAGATATGTGAGCTCCTTAAAGTTTCCAACGACCTCGGCTTAAAAGATATAAGATTCGACGCCCCTAGAGAAGAGAAGCCGCTCGACACAACAAGCCCTTCGCTTGTCAGGGACCCAAATAAATGTATCCTCTGCGGAAGATGTATGCGCGTATGTTCCGACGTGCAGACAGTGAACGCTATAGGGTTCGCAGGGCGCGGGACAGGAACGACGGTAGCGACTTTTATGGAAGAAGGCCTCGGCAACGTAGAATGTGTGACGTGTGGACAGTGTATCCACGCATGCCCTGTAGGCGCTCTAAAAGAACAAACTTGTGTCGACGAGGTGTGGAAAGCTCTCGACGACGACAAAAAACATGTCGTCGTTCAAGAAGCTCCAGCAGTGCGCGCCGCCCTCGGTGAAGAGCTTGGCCTTCCAGAAGGGACTCTCGTCTCCGGAAAGATGCATACAGCCCTCAAAATGCTCGGTTTCGACGCCGTCTTCGACACAAACTTCAGTGCCGACCTTACTATCATCGAAGAGGGCTCTGAACTTCTCGATATCGTTGCTGGCAAGATTAAAAAGCCGCTGCCGCTGATAACATCATGCTCGCCTGGATGGATAAAGTTTATGGAACACTTCTACCCAGACCTCGTCGACCATGTGTCTTCGTGTAAGTCACCACAGCAGATGTTTGGAACACTAGCGAAAACATACTACCCTGAGCAGACGAAGAAAAACCCCGCCGATATCGTCTCTGTTTCTATTATGCCGTGTACTGCGAAGAAATTCGAAGCCGATAGGCCAGAGATGAACGACAGCGGATACAAAGACGTCGACTACGTCCTTACGACACGAGAGCTGGCGCGTATGATACGTGAGGCAGGGATAGACTTCGCGACGATAGAAGATAGCGAGGCAGAACCACTAATGGGAGAGTATACCGGCGCCGGCACAATTTTTGGCGCGACAGGTGGCGTCATGGAGGCAGCACTGCGTACCGCTTACAAGCTTGTCACCGGAGAAGAGCTCGCCGACGTGAATATTATTCCAGTAAGAGGTCTCGAAGGAGTGAAGGACGCGACGATACCAGTCGGAGACCTCGATGTTAAAGTCGCTGTCGCACACGGCCTCGGTAATGCACGCGTCCTCCTCGACCAGATACGCGCAGGGGAGTCGCCATACCACTTCATAGAGATAATGGCATGCCCAGGAGGGTGCGTCGGTGGCGGTGGACAGCCTATAGGGTATGATATGTGCCTAAGAGGAAAACGTGCCGATGTCCTATACAACGAAGACGAGAATCTTCCATGCCGATGCTCTCATCACAACCCATCAGTAACAAAAATATACGAAGACTTCCTGGAAAAACCACTAGGAGAAAAATCACACCACCTACTACACACCACATACACCGAAAGAAATCGAGTATAA
- the nuoF gene encoding NADH-quinone oxidoreductase subunit NuoF, with product MENILLKDIETPNLKALEVFRGAGGYKSLQKALSMDPEALIEEIKASKLVGRGGAGFPTGLKWEFTRKAPGDERYLVCNADEGEPGTFKDRVLLKNNPHLLIEGMAIAGYAIDAKKGYIYIRGEYFEEIKNVKAALEEARAEGLLGDNINGSGYGFDIEVYCGAGAYVCGEETSLFESLEGKRGNSREKPPFPTISGYDGKPTAINNVETLCNIPSIVENGGEWYANIGDADAPGPKLFCVSGSVNKPGVYEAPMGITLRDLIDSYAGGVKGTFKAALPGGISSALITDIDTKLDPKNVAAAGSMLGSAAVIVINDETNIIDVVENSVEFFAHESCGFCTPCREGTRQACHIIKKIKEGKGTPEDLSLLEEMADFMCDTSRCGLGQAALNVTTSAMKHFKEEFDQGVKQ from the coding sequence ATGGAAAATATACTATTGAAGGACATAGAAACCCCGAACCTTAAGGCGCTGGAAGTATTTCGCGGTGCCGGAGGTTATAAAAGCCTACAAAAAGCTCTGTCAATGGATCCAGAAGCCCTTATCGAAGAGATAAAAGCTTCGAAACTCGTAGGACGAGGAGGCGCAGGATTCCCGACGGGACTCAAATGGGAGTTTACCAGGAAGGCTCCTGGAGACGAACGGTATCTTGTCTGCAACGCCGACGAAGGAGAGCCCGGAACTTTTAAAGATAGAGTTCTGCTGAAAAATAACCCGCACCTCCTTATAGAGGGCATGGCGATAGCGGGGTATGCAATAGACGCAAAGAAAGGATATATATATATAAGAGGGGAATATTTCGAGGAGATAAAGAACGTAAAAGCCGCCCTTGAAGAAGCGCGCGCAGAAGGACTCCTCGGCGATAATATCAACGGCAGCGGATATGGCTTCGATATAGAAGTATATTGCGGTGCTGGCGCATACGTCTGTGGCGAAGAGACGTCGCTCTTCGAGTCTCTCGAAGGGAAAAGGGGCAACTCCCGCGAGAAGCCTCCATTCCCTACAATATCAGGGTATGACGGGAAACCTACCGCTATTAACAATGTAGAGACTCTTTGTAACATACCGTCTATCGTAGAGAATGGCGGTGAGTGGTATGCCAATATCGGCGATGCCGATGCTCCAGGACCTAAACTCTTCTGCGTGTCGGGTAGTGTCAACAAGCCTGGCGTCTACGAAGCTCCTATGGGTATAACCCTCCGCGACCTCATCGACAGCTACGCCGGAGGCGTTAAAGGGACATTCAAAGCCGCCCTCCCTGGCGGTATCTCTAGCGCCCTTATCACCGATATTGATACGAAACTCGATCCAAAAAACGTCGCTGCAGCAGGTAGTATGCTGGGGTCGGCGGCAGTCATCGTTATTAATGATGAAACCAATATCATCGACGTCGTAGAGAATAGCGTAGAATTCTTCGCACACGAGTCTTGTGGGTTCTGTACGCCATGCCGCGAAGGTACACGGCAGGCATGCCATATCATAAAAAAAATAAAGGAAGGAAAAGGCACGCCAGAGGATCTCTCATTGCTAGAAGAGATGGCGGACTTCATGTGTGACACGTCACGGTGTGGGCTTGGACAGGCGGCACTCAACGTCACGACGAGCGCGATGAAGCATTTTAAAGAAGAATTTGATCAGGGAGTGAAACAATAA
- a CDS encoding NAD(P)H-dependent oxidoreductase subunit E has translation MTQEWKKEVDAIIAEKGSNSKALMPCLHAIQKKDRYISREAITFLRKALSVNPIDIYGVITFYGMYTTEKQGENVIRVCRSLPCSLGGHKDVADAIREELGIGDGETTADGKFTFEEVSCLGLCDKAPAVIVNEEVFENMTAEKVRELIKGRR, from the coding sequence ATGACACAAGAATGGAAAAAAGAAGTCGATGCTATTATAGCAGAGAAAGGAAGTAATAGTAAGGCGCTGATGCCATGCCTGCATGCCATACAGAAAAAAGATCGGTATATATCACGAGAGGCGATAACTTTCCTTAGAAAGGCGCTGTCCGTGAATCCTATCGATATATACGGCGTCATAACATTCTACGGAATGTATACGACAGAAAAACAGGGCGAAAATGTTATAAGAGTATGTAGGTCGCTTCCCTGCTCATTAGGAGGGCATAAAGATGTCGCCGATGCAATACGCGAAGAGCTGGGAATTGGCGACGGAGAGACTACCGCCGATGGAAAATTTACATTCGAAGAGGTGTCATGCCTGGGATTGTGTGACAAAGCTCCTGCTGTTATTGTCAATGAGGAGGTCTTCGAGAATATGACGGCAGAAAAGGTTCGAGAGCTTATCAAGGGGAGGAGATAG
- a CDS encoding histidine phosphatase family protein, whose product MATTVVVLRHGKPVDSEGYAEDGLRPLSEEGRSVQRAVVEGLKDKNIVPTMVYTSPLVRAQETAGIVADVFDVEVQDTEALSCDTFDAEKLLTILHNSNEGSTIFFVGHAPTLGNLVNEFVGEEVINDGIAKSGVAIVTFNDAIALGNATFISYFKPEDLI is encoded by the coding sequence ATGGCAACGACAGTAGTTGTATTGCGACACGGGAAACCCGTCGATAGTGAAGGATATGCTGAAGATGGCCTACGCCCTCTTTCTGAAGAAGGGAGGTCTGTACAACGGGCTGTCGTTGAAGGCCTTAAAGATAAGAACATCGTCCCCACCATGGTATATACGTCGCCGTTAGTAAGAGCGCAAGAGACGGCAGGTATCGTTGCAGATGTCTTCGACGTAGAAGTTCAAGATACTGAAGCTTTGAGCTGTGACACCTTCGACGCCGAGAAGCTTCTCACAATATTACATAACTCTAACGAAGGCTCTACGATATTCTTCGTAGGACACGCCCCAACATTAGGGAACCTTGTCAATGAGTTCGTCGGTGAAGAAGTCATCAATGACGGCATAGCAAAAAGCGGCGTAGCTATTGTAACCTTTAACGATGCTATTGCGCTCGGCAACGCAACATTCATATCATATTTTAAACCAGAAGATCTTATTTAA
- the alaS gene encoding alanine--tRNA ligase: MKTQDIRRKFLEYFKEREHTVVSSSSVVPHDDPTLLFVNAGMNQFKDAFLGKSQRDYVRATSSQKSIRVGGKHNDLENVGHTKRHLTFFEMLGNFSFGDYFKKEAIQFAWEVSTEVFGFDPERIWPTVFTDDDEAFELWKEYVPAERITRFGEKENFWAMGDTGPCGPCSELLYDRGEKYGTAKNPTDDTDGERFLEFWNLVFMQYNREESGSMTPLPKPSVDTGAGLERIVALIMDVDNVYHTDILRSIIEKIEDVTGIKYDSTDEKLAPAFHVIADHLRTLSFAIADGAQPSNVERGYVLRKILRRAVRYGRMLGMDKPFLAKILPRLIETMGDDYQEIVSAQTRIVEILTQEEEAFLRTLKRGGNILGNVIANAKKHGKQIGGDDAFKLKDTYGLPLDEILLIANDNGLYVDIERFNILEKEARERSKQAHKTVSHQVVNDDIFLEHIEKHGSSDFVGDDALTTKAKVTAIIVDGEHVKSLSKDSEGLVILDTTTFYAEKGGQIGDTGDIKNKDMTFSVKDTQEQCKGVVAHVGKVKKGEISVGDTVEAHVHEERRQKIQNNHTATHLLHWALCQVLGDQAKQAGSVVDADRLRFDFSYHKAMTDEELRNVEDLVNTKIRSDATVEWYEKSYEEAQNDKGIKQFFGDKYGKTVRVVDIDFSKELCGGTHTKALGTIGYFRIVKEGSIAAGIRRIEAVTGADAEHFARHSDDTINTMASMLKVHPHKLMGRIEKLVEENKSLSTELKATKKASMGDTTQKLVDKAEDINGITFIAVEVDADSKALRSLADDVIKKASSGVVVLAAKSDGRCQLIVRVTDDVIAKGIKANDIIAKIAPIVDGGGGGKADNAQAGGKRPDNIAKALEKARELLG, encoded by the coding sequence ATGAAAACACAAGACATACGCCGAAAATTTCTAGAATATTTCAAAGAAAGAGAACACACCGTTGTTTCTTCTTCGTCCGTAGTCCCGCATGACGACCCCACATTGTTGTTTGTCAACGCCGGAATGAACCAGTTCAAAGACGCATTCCTTGGAAAAAGCCAGCGCGACTATGTTCGTGCGACGAGCTCGCAGAAAAGCATACGCGTCGGCGGCAAGCACAATGACCTCGAAAATGTCGGACACACAAAACGACACCTTACCTTTTTCGAGATGCTAGGGAACTTCTCCTTCGGAGACTATTTTAAGAAAGAAGCTATACAGTTCGCGTGGGAAGTGTCGACAGAAGTCTTTGGCTTCGACCCAGAACGTATATGGCCAACCGTCTTCACCGACGACGATGAAGCTTTCGAGCTGTGGAAGGAATACGTTCCTGCCGAGCGTATAACACGCTTCGGCGAGAAGGAAAACTTCTGGGCTATGGGCGACACTGGCCCTTGTGGCCCATGTTCCGAGCTTCTGTACGACAGAGGAGAGAAATACGGCACAGCAAAAAACCCTACCGATGACACAGACGGCGAGAGATTCCTAGAATTCTGGAATCTCGTCTTTATGCAGTACAACCGTGAAGAATCGGGCAGTATGACCCCGCTGCCAAAGCCTTCAGTAGACACCGGCGCCGGACTAGAACGTATCGTCGCCCTTATCATGGACGTCGATAACGTATACCATACCGATATCTTAAGGAGTATCATAGAAAAGATAGAAGACGTCACAGGGATTAAATACGACTCTACCGACGAGAAGCTCGCTCCAGCATTCCACGTCATCGCCGACCACCTTCGTACACTTTCTTTCGCTATCGCCGATGGTGCACAGCCAAGCAATGTCGAAAGGGGATATGTCCTAAGGAAAATCCTCCGTCGCGCTGTACGCTATGGACGTATGCTCGGGATGGATAAACCCTTCCTCGCAAAAATCCTTCCACGCCTTATAGAGACGATGGGTGACGACTACCAAGAGATAGTTTCTGCACAGACACGTATCGTAGAAATCCTTACACAAGAAGAAGAAGCCTTTCTAAGAACACTAAAACGTGGTGGTAATATCCTTGGCAACGTCATCGCCAATGCAAAGAAACACGGAAAACAGATCGGTGGCGACGACGCCTTTAAACTAAAAGATACCTATGGGCTGCCTCTCGACGAGATACTACTCATCGCCAATGACAACGGGCTGTATGTCGACATCGAAAGGTTCAATATCCTAGAAAAAGAAGCTCGTGAACGTTCTAAGCAGGCACATAAAACCGTAAGCCATCAGGTCGTCAATGATGATATCTTCTTGGAACACATAGAAAAACATGGCTCCAGCGATTTCGTCGGTGACGATGCCTTGACAACAAAGGCAAAAGTTACTGCAATCATCGTCGACGGCGAGCATGTAAAAAGCCTTTCAAAAGACTCCGAAGGGCTTGTTATCCTCGATACCACGACGTTCTACGCTGAAAAAGGTGGGCAGATCGGCGATACTGGCGACATAAAAAACAAAGATATGACGTTCTCAGTAAAAGATACGCAAGAGCAATGCAAAGGCGTCGTTGCACACGTAGGAAAAGTGAAAAAAGGTGAAATATCTGTAGGCGACACCGTAGAAGCCCACGTCCACGAAGAGCGCCGGCAGAAGATACAAAATAACCATACTGCTACACACCTACTTCATTGGGCGCTGTGTCAGGTCCTCGGCGACCAGGCGAAACAAGCAGGCTCCGTCGTCGATGCCGATAGATTACGTTTTGACTTCAGCTACCACAAAGCTATGACCGACGAAGAACTTCGCAACGTAGAAGACCTCGTGAATACAAAGATACGCTCCGACGCCACTGTAGAGTGGTATGAGAAGTCTTACGAAGAAGCACAGAATGATAAAGGGATAAAACAGTTCTTCGGCGATAAATATGGTAAGACAGTACGCGTCGTCGATATTGATTTCTCCAAAGAACTGTGCGGTGGAACACACACCAAAGCCCTAGGGACTATAGGATATTTTCGTATAGTAAAAGAGGGGAGTATCGCCGCAGGGATACGACGTATCGAAGCAGTGACCGGCGCCGACGCAGAACATTTCGCACGCCATAGCGACGACACGATAAACACCATGGCATCCATGCTGAAAGTCCACCCACATAAGCTTATGGGTCGTATAGAGAAGCTTGTCGAAGAAAATAAAAGCCTGTCTACCGAACTCAAGGCAACAAAAAAAGCCTCTATGGGTGACACCACACAGAAACTCGTCGACAAGGCAGAAGATATCAACGGCATAACATTCATCGCCGTAGAAGTCGATGCCGACAGTAAAGCATTGCGCTCCCTCGCCGATGATGTCATAAAAAAAGCTTCTTCTGGTGTCGTAGTCCTCGCAGCGAAAAGCGACGGCAGATGCCAGCTGATAGTGCGCGTCACCGACGACGTTATAGCAAAAGGGATAAAAGCTAACGACATCATCGCAAAAATAGCGCCTATCGTCGACGGTGGCGGCGGAGGAAAAGCCGATAACGCACAGGCCGGTGGCAAGCGCCCCGACAATATCGCCAAAGCCTTAGAAAAAGCTCGAGAGCTTCTAGGGTAA